A stretch of Bordetella genomosp. 13 DNA encodes these proteins:
- a CDS encoding transglycosylase SLT domain-containing protein, whose protein sequence is MRGPLFLAPLALLAGCATAPPSDPENLCAIFREKPDWHDAAVAVRDKWGVPPQVPFAMMYQESSFRHDALPPRYFFLGIIPWGRVSSAYGYAQAKDETWADYQREAGGWFSSRDDFDDALDFMGWYITKTQRINGISKWDAYRQYLNYHEGWTGYRNRSYESKAWLKRVAGLVQTRAERFAAQYKSCQKELEGGGWLGIF, encoded by the coding sequence ATGCGAGGACCGCTGTTTCTGGCGCCGCTGGCGTTGCTTGCCGGCTGCGCCACCGCCCCGCCCTCGGACCCGGAAAACCTGTGCGCCATCTTCCGCGAGAAGCCCGACTGGCATGACGCCGCGGTCGCGGTACGCGACAAATGGGGCGTGCCGCCGCAGGTGCCGTTCGCCATGATGTACCAGGAATCGAGCTTCCGGCACGATGCGCTGCCGCCGCGCTATTTCTTCCTCGGCATCATCCCATGGGGCCGCGTCAGTTCGGCCTATGGCTACGCGCAGGCCAAGGACGAAACCTGGGCCGACTACCAGCGCGAGGCCGGCGGCTGGTTCTCGAGCCGAGACGACTTCGACGATGCGCTCGACTTCATGGGCTGGTACATCACCAAGACCCAGCGCATCAACGGCATCTCGAAATGGGACGCCTATCGGCAGTATCTGAACTACCACGAGGGCTGGACCGGCTATCGCAATCGCAGCTACGAGTCCAAGGCATGGCTGAAACGCGTGGCGGGCCTGGTGCAGACGCGCGCGGAGCGCTTCGCCGCGCAGTACAAGAGCTGCCAGAAAGAGCTGGAAGGCGGGGGCTGGCTGGGCATTTTCTAG
- the lpxO gene encoding lipid A hydroxylase LpxO, translating to MKWLIPGLWLASILFAHYRGRVRLRLSRQFLDHSAILAPVNAFMVLSSRVPTTPYVTTREIPELKVLDDNWEIIRDEALHMQQLRHIKAAEKHDDIGFNSFFKNGWKRFYLKWYDARHPSAEALCPKTVEILRSLPKVKAAMFAELPPGGTLNPHRDPFSGSLRYHLGLATPNDDRCYIDVDGERYSWRDGESVVFDETYIHEAHNKSEANRIILFCDVERPLKWRWAEAFNRWFGKVVMSAASSPNDSGDQTGAINRLTHLHWKLDQKRKAFKAWNRTVYKATKWGLIILVVAAFLAI from the coding sequence ATGAAATGGCTTATCCCGGGGCTATGGCTGGCCTCCATTCTCTTTGCGCATTACCGCGGCCGGGTCCGGCTGCGCCTATCCCGGCAGTTCCTCGACCACTCCGCCATCCTGGCTCCCGTCAATGCCTTCATGGTGCTCAGTTCGCGCGTGCCGACCACGCCGTACGTCACCACGCGCGAGATCCCCGAGCTGAAGGTGCTGGACGACAACTGGGAGATCATCCGCGACGAAGCGCTGCACATGCAGCAGCTGCGCCACATCAAGGCGGCCGAGAAGCACGACGACATCGGCTTCAATTCGTTCTTCAAGAACGGCTGGAAACGCTTCTACCTGAAGTGGTATGACGCCCGGCATCCGTCCGCCGAGGCCCTGTGCCCCAAGACCGTGGAAATCCTGCGCTCGCTGCCCAAGGTGAAGGCGGCCATGTTCGCCGAACTGCCGCCCGGCGGCACGCTGAACCCGCACCGCGATCCCTTCTCGGGCTCGCTGCGCTACCACCTGGGCCTGGCCACGCCCAACGACGACCGCTGCTACATCGACGTGGACGGCGAGCGCTACAGCTGGCGCGACGGCGAGAGCGTGGTGTTCGACGAGACCTATATCCACGAAGCGCACAACAAGTCCGAGGCCAACCGCATCATCCTGTTCTGCGACGTCGAGCGGCCCTTGAAATGGCGCTGGGCCGAAGCCTTCAACCGCTGGTTCGGCAAGGTGGTGATGTCGGCCGCCAGTTCGCCCAACGACAGCGGCGACCAGACCGGCGCCATCAACCGGCTGACGCACCTGCACTGGAAGCTCGACCAGAAGCGCAAGGCGTTCAAGGCCTGGAACCGGACGGTCTACAAGGCGACCAAGTGGGGCCTCATCATCCTGGTGGTCGCGGCCTTCCTGGCGATCTAG
- a CDS encoding LysR substrate-binding domain-containing protein encodes MKGSRNSLTSLRIFLEAARALNFSRTAESLHLTQSAVSKHISALEDRLGCPLFKRLPTGLRLTHAGALYLERVAAGLRLIDEADALVARPGSRVALNLAVSPSFAQFCLIPGLREFFELHPEVRVNVRPRLLYGRDRAERFDAEIQLHTGHVAGMSAQYLCGREMTLVAAPDLLARTPVRGVEDLEQLTLLKRAQRGYGWDEWKAEVAPLWRGPGASAPEYEGFSVLLPAVLAGLGVAIVPLCMVLDHLRAGALVRPLGEVVEGRYGYFLLQPRPNVGGPYADALCAWVTERAGRLDAQVQALR; translated from the coding sequence ATGAAAGGCTCCCGCAACTCCCTGACCTCGCTGCGCATTTTTCTCGAGGCCGCGCGCGCGCTCAACTTCAGCCGTACCGCCGAATCCCTGCACCTGACGCAAAGCGCGGTCAGCAAGCACATCAGCGCGCTGGAAGACCGGCTGGGCTGCCCCCTGTTCAAGCGCCTGCCCACCGGCCTGCGACTGACGCACGCCGGGGCGCTGTATCTCGAGCGGGTGGCGGCGGGGCTGCGCCTGATCGACGAGGCCGATGCGCTGGTCGCGAGGCCGGGCTCGCGAGTCGCGCTCAATCTGGCGGTGTCGCCTTCCTTTGCGCAGTTCTGCCTGATTCCCGGCCTGCGCGAATTCTTCGAGCTGCACCCCGAAGTGCGCGTGAACGTCCGGCCCCGCCTGCTGTACGGGCGGGATCGGGCCGAGCGCTTCGATGCCGAGATCCAGCTGCACACCGGCCACGTGGCCGGCATGTCGGCCCAGTATCTGTGCGGGCGGGAAATGACGCTGGTGGCGGCCCCGGACTTGCTGGCGCGCACGCCGGTGCGCGGCGTGGAAGATCTCGAGCAATTGACGCTGCTCAAGCGCGCGCAGCGCGGCTATGGCTGGGACGAGTGGAAGGCCGAGGTCGCGCCGCTATGGCGCGGGCCGGGCGCCTCGGCGCCCGAGTATGAAGGCTTCTCGGTGCTGCTCCCCGCCGTGCTGGCGGGGCTGGGCGTGGCCATCGTGCCCCTGTGCATGGTGCTGGACCACCTGCGCGCGGGGGCGCTGGTGCGGCCGCTGGGCGAGGTGGTCGAGGGGCGTTATGGCTACTTCCTGCTGCAGCCGCGTCCCAATGTGGGCGGGCCGTACGCCGACGCCTTGTGCGCCTGGGTGACCGAGCGCGCCGGCCGGCTGGACGCGCAGGTCCAGGCGCTGCGATAG
- a CDS encoding M28 family peptidase → MMDWMQAASADAALMDDFRAICAFGGRMSGSGQDDAAMDWALRRLGSVGGEVRRLAVPYDGWRCEGAALELLGPQGPVALACRPLLRSASTSAQGLEAEVLDLGGGRAEDFERAGEQVRGRIVLVRHEYPFSGEHLHRRRKYDMAVAAGASGFLIANTRPGAGVLSGSSGRPRGASGIPAAYIDAEGAQALAAAAAAGSARVRLLVDGREIDEALASVGVLDLPGGRDSRVVISAHVDGHDLGCSALDNATGVAVALAAARLLAPRLGPDTPGLRICLFCAEEWALTGSARYLADMPADERANLKVDINLDTVAGDAELTALISGFTGLEPLVRQASQAAGVPVGTWLPLMPNSDHANFAHHGIPALRLVAGFGKPESRVNNILSAGDVTSVIEEEEMRRALAVTAAMADAALSMSDAELGRLAAKAD, encoded by the coding sequence ATGATGGATTGGATGCAAGCTGCCTCGGCAGACGCGGCGCTGATGGACGACTTCCGCGCGATCTGCGCGTTCGGCGGCCGCATGTCGGGCTCCGGCCAGGACGACGCCGCCATGGACTGGGCCCTGCGGCGCCTGGGCTCGGTGGGGGGCGAGGTTCGCAGGCTGGCCGTGCCCTACGACGGCTGGCGCTGCGAGGGCGCCGCGCTGGAGCTGCTCGGCCCGCAGGGACCGGTGGCGCTGGCCTGCCGTCCGCTGCTGCGCTCGGCATCGACCTCGGCGCAGGGCCTGGAGGCCGAGGTGCTGGACCTGGGCGGCGGCCGCGCCGAGGACTTCGAGCGCGCCGGCGAGCAGGTGCGCGGCCGGATCGTGCTGGTGCGTCATGAGTATCCGTTCTCCGGCGAGCACCTGCATCGCCGTCGCAAATACGACATGGCCGTGGCTGCCGGCGCCAGCGGTTTCCTCATCGCGAACACGCGGCCCGGCGCGGGCGTGCTGTCCGGTTCCTCCGGCCGGCCGCGCGGCGCATCCGGCATCCCCGCGGCCTATATCGACGCCGAGGGCGCGCAGGCCCTGGCGGCGGCTGCCGCGGCCGGCAGCGCGCGGGTGCGCCTGCTGGTCGACGGCCGCGAGATCGACGAGGCGCTCGCCAGCGTGGGCGTGCTGGACCTGCCTGGCGGGCGCGACAGCCGCGTGGTCATCAGCGCGCACGTCGACGGCCATGACCTGGGCTGCAGCGCGCTGGACAACGCCACCGGCGTGGCCGTGGCGCTGGCCGCCGCGCGCCTGCTGGCGCCGCGCCTGGGGCCGGACACGCCGGGGCTGCGCATCTGCCTGTTCTGCGCCGAGGAATGGGCGCTGACCGGCTCGGCGCGATACCTGGCCGACATGCCGGCCGACGAGCGCGCCAACCTGAAGGTCGACATCAATCTGGATACGGTGGCGGGCGACGCCGAACTGACGGCGCTGATCAGCGGCTTCACCGGCCTCGAGCCGCTGGTGCGGCAGGCGTCCCAAGCCGCGGGCGTGCCGGTGGGAACGTGGCTGCCGCTCATGCCCAACTCTGACCATGCCAACTTCGCGCACCACGGCATCCCCGCGCTGCGCCTGGTGGCCGGCTTCGGCAAGCCTGAGTCGCGCGTCAACAACATCCTGTCGGCGGGCGACGTGACGAGCGTGATCGAGGAAGAAGAAATGCGCCGTGCGCTGGCGGTGACGGCGGCGATGGCCGATGCGGCGCTGTCGATGAGCGACGCTGAACTGGGGCGGCTGGCCGCCAAGGCGGACTGA
- a CDS encoding oxidative damage protection protein → MARTVNCVKLKREAEGLDFPPYPGELGTRIWQQVSKEAWEEWKAIQTRLVNENRLNLADARARKYLQQQMERFLFEDGTVEAQGFVPPSA, encoded by the coding sequence ATGGCTCGAACCGTCAACTGTGTGAAACTGAAGCGCGAGGCCGAAGGGCTCGACTTCCCGCCCTATCCCGGCGAACTGGGTACGCGCATCTGGCAGCAGGTTTCGAAAGAAGCCTGGGAAGAATGGAAGGCGATCCAGACGCGCCTGGTCAACGAGAACCGCCTGAATCTCGCCGACGCGCGCGCCCGCAAGTATCTGCAGCAGCAGATGGAGCGCTTCCTGTTCGAAGACGGCACGGTCGAGGCGCAAGGCTTCGTCCCGCCGTCGGCCTGA
- the hrpA gene encoding ATP-dependent RNA helicase HrpA: MSEVSRAPGRGGSGGGPRPAPRPERPERPIPAVTYPEDLPVSARRSEIARAVAAHQVVIVSGETGSGKTTQLPKICLELGRGRRKMIGHTQPRRLAATSVAKRIAEELNTPMGEVVGYQVRFNDRTGPNAAIKLMTDGILLAESQRDPLLRRYDTIIIDEAHERSLNIDFLLGYLKQLLPRRPDLKLIITSATIDAERFSRHFAESPDKPAPVIEVSGRLYPVEVRYRPVQQPQDDEDSPAATAKATRGGERLTGDEERDLIDAIVDAVDECARHGPGDVLVFLPGEREIRESAEALRKRHPAGTEILPLYARLSQAEQEQIFHPRGNARRVVLATNVAETSLTVPGIRYVVDSGLARIKRYSWRNKVEQLRIEPISRASANQRAGRCGRVGPGVCIRLYDEADFNGRAPFTDPEVLRSSLASVILRMKSLGLDEIESFPFVEAPPGRAVADGYHLLQELGAIALASMDDGGDAPRTGKSYELTSTGRELAKLPVDPRIGRMILAAREQQCLAEMLIIAAALSVQDPRDRPMHEREAAEAAHAKFADDKSEFLSFLKLWRWYGEQVQHKQSQRKLVGLLRQNFLSPIRLREWHDVHTQLAALVGEQGWRLNQTDATYEQLHLALLSGLLGNIGFKGEESGQYLGARDIRFHIHPGSRLAKKGGRWIMAAELVETTRLYARCVASIDPVWLERVGAHLLRRNWSDPRWEKKAGQVVANERATLYGLTIYAGRRVHYGRINPQHARELFIREALVPGEIDTRLPFVAHNRKLIAGIEKLEHQTRRPDILVDDELIYAFYDRQLPEGISQTATLEKWVSGLHKTAAAALLLTREELMRHEAAGVTTDVFPKKVEWQGVSMALDYHFEPGSPRDGVTLSVPLFALNQIDAQRCEWLVPGMLKEKVHLLLKSLPQKLRRHCVPLPDYAAGFYDRWYDRLGDPQQGLVDAIIADMWRQVQVRPAPGDFKLETLPAHLFMNFRVVDEHGRMLAAGRNLAQLKAELGKQAQATFQQLAARDTEVAQALAHENLTSWTFGPLPEIMEIRRGGQSVIGYPALVDRGAHCDLDVFDDPDEARRHHRAGLLKLFRLGLREQVKFLERNLTDLTKMSMLYMTLGTQDELRDQVIDCALAQACLGEPWPVNAQQFEARRAEGKGRLGLLAQEVARLAHAILTEYATLQRKLPQAKPYATAYADLQQQLGALMPKWFVRDIPYAQLAHYPRYLKAAVARIDKLRADPARDARLMAEMAPLLVQYQRARSALKGGADARLDEFRWLLEELRVALYAQELRTPMPVSVKRLMKAWEALQR, encoded by the coding sequence ATGTCTGAAGTCTCCCGCGCGCCAGGGCGCGGCGGCAGCGGCGGCGGTCCCCGTCCCGCGCCGCGGCCCGAGCGCCCCGAGCGGCCCATTCCCGCCGTCACCTATCCTGAAGACCTGCCCGTCAGCGCGCGCCGATCTGAAATCGCGCGTGCCGTCGCCGCACACCAGGTGGTGATCGTCAGCGGCGAGACCGGCTCGGGCAAGACCACGCAGCTGCCCAAGATCTGTCTCGAGCTCGGCCGCGGCCGCCGCAAGATGATCGGCCACACCCAGCCGCGCCGCCTGGCCGCCACCTCGGTGGCCAAGCGCATCGCCGAGGAACTGAACACGCCCATGGGCGAGGTCGTCGGCTACCAGGTGCGCTTCAACGACCGCACCGGTCCCAACGCGGCCATCAAGCTGATGACCGACGGCATCCTGCTGGCCGAGTCGCAGCGCGACCCGCTGCTGCGGCGCTACGACACCATCATCATCGACGAGGCGCACGAACGCAGCCTGAATATCGACTTCCTGCTGGGCTACCTGAAGCAGCTGCTGCCGCGCCGGCCCGACCTGAAGCTCATCATCACCTCGGCCACCATCGACGCCGAGCGGTTCTCGCGCCACTTCGCCGAGTCGCCCGACAAACCCGCGCCTGTCATCGAGGTGTCGGGCCGCCTGTATCCGGTCGAGGTGCGCTACCGTCCCGTGCAGCAGCCGCAGGACGACGAGGACAGCCCGGCCGCAACAGCCAAGGCCACCCGCGGCGGCGAGCGCCTGACGGGCGACGAAGAGCGCGACCTGATCGACGCCATCGTCGACGCGGTCGACGAGTGTGCGCGCCACGGTCCGGGCGACGTACTGGTGTTCCTGCCCGGCGAGCGCGAGATCCGCGAATCGGCCGAGGCGCTGCGCAAGCGGCATCCGGCCGGCACCGAGATACTGCCGCTGTACGCGCGCCTGTCGCAGGCCGAGCAGGAGCAGATTTTCCATCCGCGCGGCAACGCACGGCGCGTGGTGCTGGCCACCAACGTGGCCGAAACCTCGCTGACCGTCCCCGGCATCCGCTACGTGGTCGACAGCGGCCTGGCACGCATCAAGCGCTACTCGTGGCGCAACAAGGTCGAGCAACTGCGCATCGAGCCCATCAGCCGCGCCTCGGCCAACCAGCGCGCGGGGCGCTGCGGGCGCGTGGGGCCCGGCGTGTGCATCCGCCTCTACGACGAAGCTGATTTCAACGGGCGCGCGCCGTTCACCGATCCCGAGGTGCTGCGCTCGTCGCTGGCCTCGGTCATCCTGCGCATGAAGTCGCTGGGGCTGGACGAGATCGAGAGCTTCCCGTTCGTCGAGGCGCCGCCCGGCCGGGCCGTGGCCGATGGCTACCACCTGCTGCAGGAACTGGGCGCCATCGCGCTGGCCTCGATGGACGACGGCGGCGATGCGCCGCGCACCGGCAAGTCGTACGAACTGACTTCCACCGGCCGCGAGCTGGCCAAGCTGCCCGTGGACCCGCGCATCGGCCGCATGATCCTGGCCGCGCGCGAGCAGCAGTGCCTGGCCGAGATGCTCATCATCGCGGCCGCGCTGTCCGTGCAGGACCCGCGCGACCGCCCCATGCACGAGCGCGAGGCCGCCGAGGCCGCGCACGCCAAGTTCGCCGACGACAAGTCCGAGTTCCTGTCCTTCCTGAAACTGTGGCGCTGGTACGGCGAACAGGTGCAACACAAGCAGTCGCAGCGCAAGCTGGTGGGCCTCTTGCGGCAGAACTTCCTGTCGCCGATCCGGCTGCGCGAGTGGCACGACGTGCACACGCAACTGGCCGCGCTGGTGGGCGAACAGGGCTGGCGCCTGAACCAGACCGACGCCACCTACGAACAGCTGCACCTGGCGCTGCTGTCCGGCCTTCTGGGCAACATCGGCTTCAAGGGCGAGGAAAGCGGCCAGTATCTGGGGGCGCGCGACATCCGCTTCCACATCCATCCGGGATCGCGCCTGGCCAAGAAGGGCGGGCGCTGGATCATGGCGGCCGAACTGGTCGAGACCACCCGGCTGTATGCGCGCTGCGTCGCCAGCATCGACCCCGTCTGGCTGGAACGCGTGGGCGCCCACCTGCTGCGCCGCAACTGGTCCGACCCGCGCTGGGAGAAGAAGGCAGGGCAGGTGGTGGCCAACGAGCGCGCCACGCTGTATGGCCTCACCATCTATGCGGGGCGCCGCGTGCATTACGGCCGCATCAACCCGCAGCATGCGCGCGAGCTCTTCATCCGCGAGGCCCTGGTACCCGGCGAGATCGACACGCGGCTGCCCTTCGTGGCGCACAACCGCAAGCTGATCGCGGGCATCGAGAAGCTCGAGCACCAGACGCGACGGCCCGACATCCTGGTCGACGACGAACTCATCTACGCATTCTACGACCGCCAACTGCCCGAAGGCATCTCGCAGACCGCCACGCTCGAAAAGTGGGTGTCCGGCCTGCACAAGACCGCGGCCGCCGCGCTGCTGCTGACGCGCGAAGAGCTGATGCGCCACGAGGCCGCGGGCGTCACCACCGACGTCTTTCCCAAGAAGGTCGAGTGGCAGGGCGTGTCCATGGCGCTGGACTACCACTTCGAGCCGGGTTCGCCGCGCGACGGCGTCACGCTGTCGGTGCCGCTGTTCGCGCTCAACCAGATCGACGCGCAGCGCTGCGAGTGGCTGGTGCCCGGCATGCTGAAAGAGAAAGTGCATCTGCTGCTGAAGTCGCTGCCGCAGAAGCTGCGCCGCCACTGCGTGCCGCTGCCCGACTATGCCGCCGGCTTCTACGACCGCTGGTACGACAGGCTGGGCGACCCGCAGCAGGGCCTGGTCGATGCCATCATCGCGGACATGTGGCGCCAGGTGCAGGTGCGTCCGGCGCCGGGCGACTTCAAGCTCGAGACGCTGCCGGCTCATCTGTTCATGAACTTCCGCGTGGTGGACGAGCACGGCCGCATGCTGGCCGCCGGCCGCAACCTGGCGCAGCTCAAGGCCGAACTGGGCAAGCAGGCGCAGGCGACCTTCCAGCAGTTGGCCGCGCGCGATACCGAAGTCGCGCAGGCGCTGGCGCACGAGAACCTCACGTCATGGACCTTCGGTCCGCTGCCCGAGATCATGGAGATCCGGCGCGGCGGTCAGTCCGTCATCGGCTATCCCGCTCTGGTCGACCGCGGCGCGCATTGCGATCTCGACGTGTTCGACGATCCCGACGAGGCGCGCCGGCACCATCGCGCGGGACTGCTCAAGCTGTTCCGCCTGGGGCTGCGCGAGCAGGTCAAGTTCCTGGAAAGGAACCTGACCGACCTGACCAAGATGAGCATGCTGTACATGACGCTGGGCACGCAGGACGAACTGCGCGACCAGGTCATCGACTGCGCGCTGGCGCAGGCCTGCCTGGGCGAGCCCTGGCCGGTGAACGCGCAGCAGTTCGAGGCGCGCCGCGCCGAGGGCAAGGGCAGGCTGGGCCTGCTGGCGCAGGAGGTGGCCCGCCTGGCGCATGCCATCCTCACAGAATACGCGACGCTGCAGCGCAAGCTGCCGCAGGCCAAGCCGTACGCCACCGCCTATGCCGACCTGCAGCAGCAGTTGGGCGCGCTGATGCCCAAGTGGTTCGTGCGCGACATTCCGTACGCGCAGCTGGCGCACTATCCGCGCTACCTGAAGGCAGCGGTGGCGCGCATCGACAAGCTGCGCGCGGACCCGGCGCGCGATGCCCGCCTGATGGCCGAGATGGCGCCGCTGCTGGTGCAATACCAGCGGGCCCGTTCGGCCCTGAAGGGCGGCGCCGACGCGCGCCTGGACGAGTTCCGCTGGCTGCTCGAGGAGTTGCGCGTGGCGCTTTACGCGCAGGAGCTGCGCACGCCGATGCCGGTGTCGGTCAAGCGACTGATGAAGGCCTGGGAGGCTCTGCAGCGTTGA
- the argA gene encoding amino-acid N-acetyltransferase: MPDQEHDTVSALEAPEFAAAQFVRWFREVAPYVHAFRGKTFVVAFGGELVQAGALNTLIQDLSLLSALGVRLVLVHGSRPQVNEQLRLKGYTQQFGRGMQPTDKAALECAKEAAGEIRLDIEAAFSQGLPNTPMSGSHIRVISGNFVTARPTGVVDGVDYQHTGMVRKIDSDALKFAIERGSVVLLSPLGFSPTGDAFNLAMEELATSVAVALRAEKLIFLSGSAGVLNDDGSVDTELARADADALLAGDELDEDTALYLQYASLAVKRGVARAHLVPYSLDGSVLLEVFTHDGVGTMVVEDTLDDLRPATIDDVGAILSLIEPLEADGTLVPRPRSVIERDVERFTVLEHDGVIYGCAALNPYAAEQMAEMACLIVHPEWQGSGEGEILLRHMEARARALGMKRLFVLTTRTSHWFIKRGFVQGGISDLPREKQNNYNRSRNSLVFIKKL; this comes from the coding sequence ATGCCCGACCAGGAACACGACACCGTCTCCGCCCTTGAAGCCCCCGAATTCGCGGCCGCGCAGTTCGTGCGCTGGTTCCGGGAGGTGGCGCCGTATGTGCATGCCTTCCGCGGCAAGACTTTCGTGGTGGCATTCGGCGGCGAGCTGGTGCAGGCGGGCGCGCTGAACACGCTGATACAAGACCTGTCGCTGCTGTCCGCGCTCGGCGTGAGGCTGGTGCTGGTGCACGGCTCGCGTCCCCAGGTCAATGAACAGCTGCGCCTGAAGGGCTACACGCAGCAGTTCGGCCGCGGCATGCAGCCGACGGACAAGGCCGCGCTGGAGTGCGCCAAGGAAGCCGCCGGCGAAATCCGCCTGGACATCGAGGCCGCCTTCAGCCAGGGCCTGCCGAACACGCCCATGTCGGGCTCTCACATACGCGTGATCTCGGGCAACTTCGTCACCGCGCGCCCCACCGGCGTGGTCGATGGCGTCGACTATCAACACACCGGCATGGTGCGCAAGATCGACAGCGACGCCTTGAAGTTCGCCATCGAGCGCGGCTCGGTGGTGCTGCTGTCGCCGCTGGGCTTCTCGCCCACCGGCGACGCCTTCAACCTGGCGATGGAAGAACTGGCCACCAGCGTGGCGGTGGCGCTGCGCGCCGAAAAACTCATCTTCTTGTCCGGCTCGGCCGGCGTGCTGAACGACGACGGCTCGGTGGACACCGAACTGGCGCGCGCGGACGCCGACGCCCTGCTGGCCGGCGACGAACTGGACGAGGACACCGCGCTGTACCTTCAGTACGCCTCGCTGGCGGTCAAGCGCGGCGTGGCCCGCGCGCACCTGGTGCCCTACTCGCTGGACGGCAGCGTGCTGCTCGAAGTGTTCACCCACGACGGCGTGGGCACCATGGTGGTGGAAGACACGCTGGACGACCTGCGGCCGGCCACCATCGACGACGTGGGCGCCATCCTGAGCCTGATCGAACCGCTGGAGGCCGACGGCACGCTGGTGCCGCGTCCGCGCAGCGTGATCGAGCGCGACGTGGAACGCTTCACCGTGCTGGAGCACGACGGCGTCATCTACGGCTGCGCGGCGCTGAATCCGTACGCCGCCGAACAGATGGCCGAGATGGCCTGCCTGATCGTGCATCCCGAATGGCAGGGCTCGGGCGAAGGCGAGATACTGCTGCGCCACATGGAGGCGCGCGCCCGCGCGCTGGGCATGAAGCGCCTGTTCGTGCTGACCACCCGCACCTCGCACTGGTTCATCAAGCGCGGTTTCGTGCAGGGCGGCATCTCCGACCTGCCGCGCGAGAAGCAGAACAACTACAACCGCTCGCGCAACAGCCTGGTCTTCATCAAGAAACTCTGA
- a CDS encoding Bug family tripartite tricarboxylate transporter substrate binding protein, giving the protein MFKWKKLLASVALPGLAVLAATPAFAAYPDKPIRLVVPYSAGGSSDVLARAISDQLGAELGQSVVVENRAGAGSMIGTAFVADSAPDGYTLLLADVPFTIVPALYRDRVKYDARKDFAPVTLLGVSPMYLFVKPDSEARTVDGLVSAAKARPGLISIGSGGNGSFTHLMAELLMLKTDIKLVHIPYKGASASVNDLAGGQIETSFTTMPTAAALYQAGRIKPIAVSSPERQRDTPDVPTFRESGLPDLTVESWWGVMAPAGTPADVVQRLDAAMKNVMQSDAVKQRLSSVGVRLPPDTSAQALQNLLTADFARWQDVVTRAGIKLD; this is encoded by the coding sequence ATGTTCAAGTGGAAAAAACTCCTTGCCAGCGTGGCGCTGCCCGGCCTGGCCGTCCTGGCGGCGACGCCGGCGTTCGCCGCCTATCCCGACAAGCCGATCCGCCTGGTGGTGCCGTATTCGGCCGGCGGCAGCTCGGACGTGCTGGCGCGCGCCATCAGCGACCAGCTTGGCGCCGAACTGGGCCAGTCGGTCGTGGTAGAGAACCGCGCCGGCGCCGGTTCGATGATCGGCACGGCCTTCGTGGCCGACTCGGCTCCCGACGGCTACACGCTGCTGCTGGCCGACGTTCCGTTCACTATCGTGCCCGCCCTGTATCGCGACCGCGTCAAGTATGACGCCCGCAAGGACTTCGCGCCGGTCACGCTGCTGGGCGTCTCGCCCATGTACCTGTTCGTCAAGCCGGACTCCGAGGCCCGGACGGTGGACGGACTGGTGTCGGCCGCCAAGGCGCGCCCCGGGCTGATCTCGATTGGGTCGGGCGGCAATGGTTCGTTCACGCACCTGATGGCCGAACTGCTGATGCTGAAGACTGACATCAAGCTCGTGCATATCCCGTACAAGGGCGCCTCGGCCTCGGTCAATGACCTGGCAGGCGGCCAGATCGAGACCAGCTTCACCACCATGCCCACCGCCGCCGCGCTGTACCAGGCCGGCCGCATCAAGCCTATCGCCGTGTCCTCGCCCGAGCGCCAGCGCGATACGCCGGACGTGCCCACTTTCCGTGAAAGCGGCCTGCCTGACCTGACCGTCGAAAGCTGGTGGGGCGTGATGGCGCCGGCGGGTACGCCGGCGGACGTGGTGCAGCGCCTGGACGCCGCCATGAAGAACGTCATGCAATCCGACGCGGTCAAGCAGCGCCTGTCCAGCGTGGGCGTCCGCTTGCCGCCGGACACCTCGGCGCAGGCCCTGCAGAATCTGCTGACGGCCGACTTCGCTCGTTGGCAGGACGTGGTCACGCGCGCTGGCATCAAGCTGGACTGA